The Magnetovibrio sp. PR-2 nucleotide sequence ACTAACGAACTGCGCCAATCTTTCCCCGTCGCGTTCATCTTGGGGAAGTTGGCGGGTGGATTGATCCGAGATGTTGCCTTTTGACAGCACGGCCAGGCCCGAATGGCACAACACGGGATCGTTTCGATAGGTGCGAATTTTTTTGCGGGCCGGGGCGAAAGCAACGTTCAGGTTTAAGCTTTGCGCCAAATGGTCGGCAACGTTCAAGCCGCTGGGGACTTCAGAATACACTTCTTGAAGCAAGATTATATCGCCATCCAAGGCCTGAAGGCCAGCTTCCATCAACGCCAAGCGCGCCTCAAGTTGGCCTTGGCAATTCCAGGTGTTGAACGTCACGGTGCGCAGCTGCTTCATGGCACATGTTTAGGCCTTGAATATTGCAACAAGATGAAGCCGTGCCCAAGCACGCCCGCGAACACAATGTGTTTGCATGGTTTTTGTGCTAGGCACGACTGGGCCCCGAGCGCGCATGCGCTCAAATAAAGGTCAATTCCAGCCTAGGAACTTTAGAAACAAGAAAAGGCTCCAGGTTTCCCTGAAGCCTTATCATGGTGGGCACGACTGGGATTGAACCAGTTGTTATCTTATTTCAAGCTCGTATAAATCACTTCCGACCACTTGCTGCCTGAAAATAACCGCTTATATTTGCTTGTAAAATAGCATTATTGGGTCTGAAACGCTCTCTGAAGCCTTTTCAGAGGAATGAGTTGGTTGCAAATATTTTGCTACCCAATAGCTACCCACGGTTTCTTTGGTTTTAGGTGCGAAAATGGGACGAAAACGCGAAGGTGAGCGGATCACGAAGTCGGTAATCGCTACCGCAAAGCCAAAAACGAGCGATTACACGATCTGGGACCTTGATCAGGCGGGCTTTGGGCTCCGCGTTCGCCCTTCTGGAACAAAGCGGTTCGTCTATTACTATCGTAATGCGCTCGGCCAGCAACGCCGCATGACGATTGGAGACGCCAAAAGCTTGAAGCTGGAAGACGTGCGCACCACGGTTCGAAATCTGGCGGGACAAGTCGCGAACCATATCGACCCTTCTGAACATCGCATCATTGAAAAAGAACGCTACAAAGCCATAAAGGCTGCTGCGGACGATCCTAAAGAGGACCGGTTTTCGGAGCTTGCCACTCGATACATTGCCGAGAATGATGATCTCGGCGACAAATATAGATATGACGCCGGGCGCTGGTTGCGCAAAGACATCAATCCGACGATTGGTGACATTCAAATCCACATGCTAACGAAAGATAATGTCCAAGACATGGTTGATGACATTGCCAAGACGCGGTCAACCACGGCCCGGCGGTGTGGTGAGGTGGTTTCCAGCATCCTCACATGGGCCAAAACGGCGAAAATCCTTGAAGATGATTTTCCTGATCCGTCCAAGCATCTTTCTCTACCCAAACAAAATCTGGTCGACAATGCATTGCGGGAAAAAAACCTAGCCCAAATGTGGGAAGCTATCGAGGAAGAAGCGGAAGTCTCAAACGGCGTCGTGACGGGGTATGCCTTTGATGTGATCCGGCTGGCGTTGCTGACGGGCGCACGCAAGGGGGAACTCCGCAAACTGAAACACCATCAAGTTGACCTTGACCGAGGCGTTCTAATTTTTCAGCGGCACGAACACAAAACAGGCAAGGTGATCAAAGAGGGAACGGGTATTAAGGTCGTGATACTCCCCGCTGCCGCCATTGAACTGATCCGACCGCATTGTGCTGCGGACGATGACCGCGACTACGTTTTCCATGGGAAAAATCTAAACGAGCCCGTGTCAGACACGCAAACGTCAAAGGTCTGGGGAAAGGTCCGTGCACGTGCGCGGAAAAAGAAGGGTTTCCCTCAGGGACAATTGCGCTTTCACGACTTGAGACACACGTTTGCATCGATGGGGCTAGCAATGGGGACACCACTGGCAGATATCGGAAAAATGCTGGGCCACTCCAACCCAACGACAACGCTCAGATATGTGCATCACGACATCAACAATTTGAAAAAGTCGTCGGATCAGATTGCGGCACGGATGCAAAATCAAATGATCGTCGATAAACCCTAACTGATTCTGAGCCTTTGACGGCCACGATAGGGTTGCGAGAGCCACGAGACTGCTGTGATTGGCCATATCCTGTTTGTGTTCTTGATGACTGGTGACCCAATACTATTGCGATCTCTTCCTGAGACCGCCCTTCGGCTTTCAGATCAGACGCCAAGGCATGACGGTAGTCGTAGGCGGAAAGCGTCACCTTTTTGCCCAATACATGTCTCCCAGTGCGAACAAGCAATTTGTTTAAGCCTGAAACACTTGTGGCTTTCACCTCAATCTGCCCATCTTTCCGTTTGGCTAGATTCAAAAGGTATTGGGCTTCTGGCGATAGCGCATCAACCCGAATCCCCCTCATTTTTTGCCCACGCTTACCCTCTACGAACTTCGCCCCCTCAATCCCAACTAAGATAGCTCTGTCATCAGCAATAACCGTCACCCCAGCTTCAAGCTCAGCCGGTCGTGGGGCGACAGTCATGAGCAAGGCAACGGCGGCCTTATTTTTGGTTCGGTCTGAAAGGGCGTCCCAAACATCACTTCTCCAGCTTAATGGCAGATTTTTAGAATTCTTACGCTTGCTTTCGTGATGCTTCTTTTGACCATTATGCAAATAGAAATGACATACGCCGGAGAAGGTGTCATGCCCTTCAGCATAATAAGGATATCGCTCAAACTCTGACAGAGAACACCTGAGGGCTTTAATGCCTTCAGTCCACAAATCTTCATCATCCTCTGTTAAAGCATTGGCTAATACCTCAAGGATGTAAGATGCCTCGTGTGATTGCCCCCAAATATATGCAGCACGTTTAGTGTAATAGCTTTTTATAGTGCTATGGATGTCTTCAGGACGCTGCCCAAGAAATCTCATTTTTTTGTACTGACGCTGATACTGGAGCAGTGTCTTTGATGAGCGAGATGAGGCAACGAAACTGTTTAAATGCCTCTCGATATCTTCAATGAGATCAATATGTTCATCAACAACCCAATGTGGAAAACGGCCATCCCACCTTGACAAGAGTGCACGAAATGGAACCCTGTTGGGGTCAAATTTGACCTCAGAGGCTACATTATCGGGACATTCAAAGCTAAAAAAATATTCACCGGTTGTCGCCGGTGTTTTTTGCCCCGCAGGTTGTATTTTCACAGACATATAAACTCTTCTTTACAATTTAAGGTGAGAATATTGTGTCCTAGATGTTTGCAAGTGACAAAAAATAATTTCTTAAAAAATAATTTTAGGGGCTTGCCATGGCAGAAACGTATAAAAGCGGCTGTTCCCGCTAACCAGATATCATAACGGCAACCGCAGCTCTGCCCGAAGACCACCTTCTTCACGATTGGAAAGGCGTACTTCACCCCCGTGAGCATGCGCAACACTTTTCACGACGCTTAATCCCAAGCCGGATCCGCCGGTTTCTGGGTTGCGAGACTCATCACAGCGGAAGAATGGCTGAAACACATCGTCCAGTTTATCACCGGGGATTCCTGGACCATCGTCTTCGATAGTGACGTAGATATGTATGTGATCGCAATGCATCGTGACATTGGCTTTGCTTCCATATTTCAGTGCATTGTCCACGAGATTGACCAAGGCACGTTGCAAAGACAAGGGCCGACATTCGTAATGGCACTTTTCTGGCTCATCAAACGAGACGTCATAGCCTGCGTCGGACATATCGTCGCAAATAGAAGCCACCATTGCAGTCAAATCGAGTTTACGCCGTTCTTCTTCACTGGCATCTTGGCTGGCAAATTCCATGGTGGATGAAATCATCTTTTCCATATCATCAAGCGTCACCTGCATTTTGGTGCGCTCTTCGCTATCGTCCACGAGTTCACAACGCAAACGCAGAAGGGTGATTGGAGTCCGCAGGTCATGGGAAATGGCTGCCAGCATCTGAGTGCGATTCTGGATCAGACGTTTCAGGCGAGCTTGCATTTCGTTAAACGCTGCGGCGGCCTCACGAATTTCCTGTGGTCCGTTCTCCTCCAAAGGGGGGGCATCGACATCTTTGCCCAGCCGCGTTGCTGCTCGAGCAAAACCGCGTAGTGGAACCGTCAGATAACGAACCACCCAGAATGAAAACGCCGCCACTGCAAGAATCATAGCCAACATCGACATAATAGATGTCACAGACCACAGCGGATTGGATTGAGGGATATCGATGGTAAAGTTAAGCCATTGCTCCTGAGTATTTTTCTCACCCAACCGAATAGAGACATGGAGCTCACGGTGGCCAGCCTCACCTTGCAGCCAATGATCAAGCCAATGCCATTGGTCTGCAGATTCCGTGTGGGCATCGCGAACACGGATATGGATCAGTGGTTTTTTTGTCGCATTCATTTGCTCATGTAAATAATTGCGCAAGAATTTAATGTCGGGTTTAGGCATGAGGTCGTGGGTAACTGGACTTTCATCCGTGAGCCAAACGTTAAAACCTTCATGATTCACGGCCGTCACAAGTGCGTTGCGTTGTGCGGGTGGGCTACTGTCAATCATCTGGGCTATGTGGGATAGGTGCTGGGCCGTGTCCCGGCCGCCGATATGCGTTAAGACCTCGGCCCGATCAGATGAATAAATCGCCATGCTGATGACATGCGATAAGGTCAGGCCAATCAACAGCACCAAAACTGTTTGACCTGTTAGAGTTTTCGGAAAAAGCCTTTTCACAATCACGTTACGTCTGGCGTAAAGACATAGCCGCCACCCCATACGGTTTTAACCAATTCAGGGTTTTTGGCATCTACTTCGATTTTCCGACGCAACCGACTGACCTGCGTGTCGATACTACGATCAAAAGCGTCATAACTGCGTCCACGGGTAAGGTCCATGAGTTGTTCACGGTTCAAGACATGCTTTGGCCGTTCAACGAATACGGACAACAAATTGTATTCACCGGTACTGAGCGGCACCACGACATTATCTGCTGAGGTCAATTCACGTTTGGTTGTATTAAAGGTCCAACCGACAAAGTGATAAGTATCTGCAAGTTCTTCTGACTTACTTATCGACTGAGTTCGGCGCAAAACAGCCTTCATACGAGCCAACAATTCGCGTGTGTTAAACGGTTTGGCAATGTAGTCATCCGCCCCCATTTCCAAGCCGACAATCCGGTCTATTTCTTCGCCTTTAGCCGTCAACATGATAACCGGGATATTCGATTCAACACGCAATTCTCTGCAGAGTGACAACCCATCCTCTCCCGGCAACATGAGATCCAAAATAATTAAATCAATGCTGCCGTCTTTTAGGATTTTGCGCATCTCGCGTCCATCTTGGGCAACGGACGTGCGGTAGTCTTCTTTGATCAAAAAACGTGACAAAAGGTCCCGAATTTCACGGTTGTCATCGACGATTAGAATGTGGGGTTCATTTTTCATAAGCCCTAGTATAAGTGCGATATTTCATGTTTGAACTAAAATTTTGTGACAAAGTGTGCCTTCTATCACTTTCGTCAAAAAGTGTTACCAAAATCTCTTTTACGGACAAACTCCGCTCACACATCACTCCTAGTATTGATCTCAGTTGGACAGGCGATATTACGAAATGCTCGTAAGCCTATGTCCGTAAATCAATTTAGGAGATAGACCCGATGAAAGTCGCCACAGCTCTTCTTTTCACTGTAAGCCTCTCAGTAGGATTTCCCGCTTTTGCCGGATCCAAAGTCTATGTGCCAATGGGCTCTGCCGATGAAGTCATTGTAATTGATACCGACCAAGACAAAATCGTTGGTTCGATCAAAGCAGTGACTGAGTCTCACGGATTAGCCGGAAGTTCTGACGGTAAGTTCTTGATTGCTGGCAGCTTGGATGAATTTGATCCTGACTCTCAAACACCTCCCAAACCCACTGCCGTTTCACAAGATGATCATGATGCACACCACGCATCAGATAGCCCAACGGCGATGAATGGCAATGGTGCTGTAAGTTTTCTCAGTATCATTCGAACAGAAGACAGCATCGTTGAACGTCGTGTGAGTGTTCCTGGCTCAGTTCATCACACGTTAATCACGCCTGATGACAAATTTGCAATTGCCACACACCCCGGCGAAGAGGGCATTAGTATTGTCGATCTGAATTCTTACGAAGTTAAAAGTGTCAAAACTGGTCCTATCCCCAATTACGCAGTTACCGCCCCCGATGGTCGCGCCATTTATGTCAGTAACGCAGGCAACAACACAGTTAGCATGCTGGATACAAAGCGTTGGATATTGCGATGGAATATTGAAGTCGGTGATGGACCAGAGCACATGGTCATTTCCGATGACGGGAAGTTCCTCTTTGTTAACAACACCGGTGATGGCACCGTATCAATGATTTCTCTGCCCAAGGGAACTGTTACACAAACATTCAAGGTTGGCGGAGATATTCATGGCATTGATCTATCCGACGATGGGAACACCCTTTTTATCGCTGGTCGTGAAGAAGATAAAGTTGTCGCTATTGATGTCCTCCATGGCCAGATCACAAGCAAATCCTTGTCACCATCCCCCTATCATTTGTCTGCGATTGATGGAACAGAGAAGCTGTACATCTCAAGTGCCGAAGACGACAAAATTTGGGTGATCGATCAAGAGAGCCTACAGACAATCAACGAGATTCCAGTGTCCGACCGCGCCCACCAAATGGTGGTCGTGCAATAAAACCACGCCGACATTTTACTCAGACAGCTTAATCCCGGCCCACCTCAAAATCAGGTGGGCCGGAAAATGGAGAATATTGAATACACAGAACTCACTTAGGGAGGGGGGAAATGAAACACGACAATGATTCGAAATTAGTTGCACTTCTTGGAGTTGTGTTACTTGCCGCAGTAGCTCTGACATATATCGGTATAAGAACTGCAGAACATTTAGTTCTTAGAAGCCATGCCGACGACATTGTTACCCGTTGGGACAAAATAATTATGAACATGGACAGTGACCAACATGTTCAGGACAATGAGATCATAGATCAAATACAATTACACATGTCTGAAATGGAAACGGCACTTGTTACATCTGGTGTTGTTAAATTGGATATAGCAGGCTCTAATGGAAATGCTTTCTTCCAATGGAGTAATTCTAAGCATGTATATAACACCCTAAACAACACCCACTTACATTCGTTTTGGGGACATTTAAGCCCGCTGCATAATTTATCAGTGCAGAAAACGATTGTGCCTGCAGATTTGCCCTTGTTCACCAAAAACACAAAAATTGGTGATGCATATTTTCTTATAGATTTAACAACAGTATCCAATCATATGAACACAATCGGCAATCTTGCTTTTGTAAGCATGCTAGGTGTGCTCGGCTTTATTGGTTTGCTTGGAGGAACGCTAGTTGTTCGCAACTCACAATTTCGTCGACAACAAGCTAAGGAGCTAATTGTTGCAAAAGAAAAAGCCGAAGAGGCCAATAGATCAAAGAGCGATTTTATCGCCAATGTTAGCCACGAGCTCCGCTCTCCTTTGAATGCCATTATTGGATTTTCTGAAGTTATGGCGAGCGAAATGTATGGCCCCCTGGGTAAGCCTAAGTATCGAGAATATGCTAAAGATATCCAGGATAGCGGTGAACTTCTGCTGTCCCTGACCAATGACATCCTCGACCTGTCTAAAGCCGAAGGTGGCCATGTGGATTTGCATGAAGGATTGGTTGATGTTCAGGATGTGGTTTTACGCGTTGAGAGGCTCATTGTTGAAAGAGCTATGAAGGCAGATGTTAAGTTTTCTGCACAAGTCCAAACCCCAATACCGTTCCTGGTCGCGGATGAACAAAAGGTACTTCAAATTCTGCTGAACCTTTGCACCAATGCGATTAAATTCACCCAATCAGACGGACGAGTGGTGCTAAGTGTCGCTAACGAACACGGAACAGGTATCGTGTTCACAGTAACTGACAATGGAGTAGGTGTTTCCACTGACGACATCCCAAAAGTTTTAGAACCATTTGGCCAAGTGGATGATCCCCGCACTCGACAGCATGAAGGCACAGGCCTAGGCCTCCCATTATCAAAACATTTTGTGGAAATGCATGATGGAGATTTTATATTCGCTAGCCAGAAGAATGTAGGAACAACGGTTACCGTCACATTTCCTGAAAAGAGAATTGAACGATAGGTCTTACATCAGCCGAATTTTGATCAGTTCAACGCAGACAGTTGATTTCATCTTGTGCATCCACAAAAAGCTTCCCTTAGTTGGAAGCAACAAACACACCCGCTCAGAAACCGGTCGGGTGTGTTTGTTTTCAAAATTACGAGGTGTAGCCTGTCAGGCCGGGGGCTGAAAAAGTTTGTTAGAAATCATCGAAGCTCTAACGATGGGGACTTCAGCCAACACGGACCCTTTCATCATCCAGGAACGTGTATAGTGGGATGTCTAGGTTCCGTGGTGCCGGTCCCTTGCGGATGCGGCCCGAGGTGTCGTAGTGGGACCCATGGCAGGGGCAGAACCAGCCGCCAAACTCGCCCACGGGGTCGCTCTGCTTCTGACCCCGGGGGATGCATCCGAGATGAGTGCAGATACCAACAACGATCAGCCATTCCGCCTTCTGGACCCTCTCCGAGTCTTTCTGCATATCAACCATATCCACGTCATCGTCGGCGACGGCGCGTTCGATCTGAGCGGGTGTGCGATGGTCGATGAACACCGGTTTGCCCCGCCAGACCACCGTGATCCGCTGACCAAGTTTGATTGGCGAAAGGTCCACTTCGGTGGTTGAAAGCGCCTGGGTGTCCTTGGCTGGATTCATGTTGTCGATGAATGGCCACAAGGCCAGCGCGGTTCCGACAACGGCAGTTGTTCCTGTTGCCAACAGAAGGAAGTCGCGCCGTCCTTCAGTTGTCGTATTGTCGTTCATGGTAAACCTCCCGTGCCTTTATCGGAGCAATACGGGCCCTTGGTCCAGAACCAGGGATTATTAGATCACCAATACGTCACGGAAGTTTGTCGGCTTAGGGCAGAGTCGTGACAAAGTTTGGCACCCTAGAGGATGGGCACACTCTGTCACATTTCCGGACAGTCAAATGTTTTTCGAGAAACCAGTACACCATTATGGCTTCCATGAGAGGCTGGGTATTGGCGATTATATGTAACATTTTTATACAAACTCTACCTTTGACAACAACTGTTTCATCTTTCGTTGATTCGGACATACCCCGGCTACAATTCTCTGTCTAAATACACCCCGTAAATGACTGGGCTCATTTTGAGATGATGCATCTCAGGGGGTAATTCGATGAAATTCGAAATATCAAAAAATCTATTTGCAACTGTCCATGGACCGCACCCAGAGAGACGCTGATCCAAGGCGCGTAATTGGTAGTCAATACCAGTAGCTATTCGTTTTCCCAACTCAGACCACAGCCTCAAAATATGAGGTTGAGTGAACAGACATAACAAGGAGTAATGATCATGCTTCCCAAGCAAAAACTAACCGCAATGACACTCGCAATTGGCATCCTGCTTTCTGGCAACGCTTTTGCCGACCCACAACACGGCCCGAAATATGGTTTTGGCGGCCCAGGCAACGCTTCTGATGTCACTCGGACCATCGATGTCGAAATGATGGACAAAAGCTTCAATCATGGTGCCATGGATATCAAACCAGGCGAAACCATCCGCTTCAATATTCACAACAAAGATAACGTCATGCACGAATTCGGCATCGCTATGCCCGCCATGCACAAGGACCGTCAAACCGAAATGATGGAGATGATGAACACAGGCATGATGAACATGGAA carries:
- a CDS encoding tyrosine-type recombinase/integrase, which codes for MGRKREGERITKSVIATAKPKTSDYTIWDLDQAGFGLRVRPSGTKRFVYYYRNALGQQRRMTIGDAKSLKLEDVRTTVRNLAGQVANHIDPSEHRIIEKERYKAIKAAADDPKEDRFSELATRYIAENDDLGDKYRYDAGRWLRKDINPTIGDIQIHMLTKDNVQDMVDDIAKTRSTTARRCGEVVSSILTWAKTAKILEDDFPDPSKHLSLPKQNLVDNALREKNLAQMWEAIEEEAEVSNGVVTGYAFDVIRLALLTGARKGELRKLKHHQVDLDRGVLIFQRHEHKTGKVIKEGTGIKVVILPAAAIELIRPHCAADDDRDYVFHGKNLNEPVSDTQTSKVWGKVRARARKKKGFPQGQLRFHDLRHTFASMGLAMGTPLADIGKMLGHSNPTTTLRYVHHDINNLKKSSDQIAARMQNQMIVDKP
- a CDS encoding ATP-binding protein; its protein translation is MIVKRLFPKTLTGQTVLVLLIGLTLSHVISMAIYSSDRAEVLTHIGGRDTAQHLSHIAQMIDSSPPAQRNALVTAVNHEGFNVWLTDESPVTHDLMPKPDIKFLRNYLHEQMNATKKPLIHIRVRDAHTESADQWHWLDHWLQGEAGHRELHVSIRLGEKNTQEQWLNFTIDIPQSNPLWSVTSIMSMLAMILAVAAFSFWVVRYLTVPLRGFARAATRLGKDVDAPPLEENGPQEIREAAAAFNEMQARLKRLIQNRTQMLAAISHDLRTPITLLRLRCELVDDSEERTKMQVTLDDMEKMISSTMEFASQDASEEERRKLDLTAMVASICDDMSDAGYDVSFDEPEKCHYECRPLSLQRALVNLVDNALKYGSKANVTMHCDHIHIYVTIEDDGPGIPGDKLDDVFQPFFRCDESRNPETGGSGLGLSVVKSVAHAHGGEVRLSNREEGGLRAELRLPL
- a CDS encoding response regulator; translated protein: MKNEPHILIVDDNREIRDLLSRFLIKEDYRTSVAQDGREMRKILKDGSIDLIILDLMLPGEDGLSLCRELRVESNIPVIMLTAKGEEIDRIVGLEMGADDYIAKPFNTRELLARMKAVLRRTQSISKSEELADTYHFVGWTFNTTKRELTSADNVVVPLSTGEYNLLSVFVERPKHVLNREQLMDLTRGRSYDAFDRSIDTQVSRLRRKIEVDAKNPELVKTVWGGGYVFTPDVT
- a CDS encoding YncE family protein, translating into MKVATALLFTVSLSVGFPAFAGSKVYVPMGSADEVIVIDTDQDKIVGSIKAVTESHGLAGSSDGKFLIAGSLDEFDPDSQTPPKPTAVSQDDHDAHHASDSPTAMNGNGAVSFLSIIRTEDSIVERRVSVPGSVHHTLITPDDKFAIATHPGEEGISIVDLNSYEVKSVKTGPIPNYAVTAPDGRAIYVSNAGNNTVSMLDTKRWILRWNIEVGDGPEHMVISDDGKFLFVNNTGDGTVSMISLPKGTVTQTFKVGGDIHGIDLSDDGNTLFIAGREEDKVVAIDVLHGQITSKSLSPSPYHLSAIDGTEKLYISSAEDDKIWVIDQESLQTINEIPVSDRAHQMVVVQ
- a CDS encoding sensor histidine kinase; the encoded protein is MKHDNDSKLVALLGVVLLAAVALTYIGIRTAEHLVLRSHADDIVTRWDKIIMNMDSDQHVQDNEIIDQIQLHMSEMETALVTSGVVKLDIAGSNGNAFFQWSNSKHVYNTLNNTHLHSFWGHLSPLHNLSVQKTIVPADLPLFTKNTKIGDAYFLIDLTTVSNHMNTIGNLAFVSMLGVLGFIGLLGGTLVVRNSQFRRQQAKELIVAKEKAEEANRSKSDFIANVSHELRSPLNAIIGFSEVMASEMYGPLGKPKYREYAKDIQDSGELLLSLTNDILDLSKAEGGHVDLHEGLVDVQDVVLRVERLIVERAMKADVKFSAQVQTPIPFLVADEQKVLQILLNLCTNAIKFTQSDGRVVLSVANEHGTGIVFTVTDNGVGVSTDDIPKVLEPFGQVDDPRTRQHEGTGLGLPLSKHFVEMHDGDFIFASQKNVGTTVTVTFPEKRIER
- the petA gene encoding ubiquinol-cytochrome c reductase iron-sulfur subunit encodes the protein MNDNTTTEGRRDFLLLATGTTAVVGTALALWPFIDNMNPAKDTQALSTTEVDLSPIKLGQRITVVWRGKPVFIDHRTPAQIERAVADDDVDMVDMQKDSERVQKAEWLIVVGICTHLGCIPRGQKQSDPVGEFGGWFCPCHGSHYDTSGRIRKGPAPRNLDIPLYTFLDDERVRVG
- a CDS encoding cupredoxin domain-containing protein, with translation MLPKQKLTAMTLAIGILLSGNAFADPQHGPKYGFGGPGNASDVTRTIDVEMMDKSFNHGAMDIKPGETIRFNIHNKDNVMHEFGIAMPAMHKDRQTEMMEMMNTGMMNMEGFNPDMMGQNGMMGQNRMMGQNRMMGQNRMMGQNGMMGQNEMMGQNGMMMPNRPNSVLVEPGKTAEMIWHFDKMDDIEFACNMPGHSEDGMRGPFMFQN